The proteins below come from a single Gimesia alba genomic window:
- a CDS encoding PSD1 and planctomycete cytochrome C domain-containing protein, protein MVFLNVPSIVFSAEAPAKSSPSSHIIYEDAVQPIFQKHCVKCHSEKNRKAEFDLSSTAGLLKGGESGAGLVAGKPDESLLYEYLHDGAMPPEGSPPLSKQELKTIHQWIQSGLHFKEKPQSTTTAALSQHDVLPILYRRCAMCHGPEYQEGGLDVRSKANMLAGGKAGAAVIKGKPDESLLIKYIVEKTCPPKAEISRAGIEPMTAEELTTLKSWIAEGLNEVNESAEINLAQDPLVSKEDRQFWSFQPPQQATPPTVQHAELVKNPIDAFLLRKLEAQNLSYSPEADKRTLIRRATFALTGLPPTPEEVSAFLADKSDHAYETLIDRLLESPRYAEKWGRFWLDLAGYADSEGKRSADLIRKYAYRYRDYVIRSFDEDKPYDEFLTEQLAGDELVDYAAPNSATPEVIEKLVATGFLRMAPDGTSANPVNRVSDRMEVISDEIDVLFRSVFGLTMNCARCHSHKYDPIPQRDYYRVMAIFKGAYDEYDWMTPQPFSNQWKRARSRLLTIIPEEEQRAIDEFNAPIEKEIADVEAKLKAKKIEKTEKKKLDKQLKALKGKLKTPEMIRALWDRGRPSPTYIYRRGDENQPTRLVEPGPPSAIADGISPYHVEPIKQTTEKTGRRLAFARWLTQPDHPLTSRVIVNRVWKKHFGTGIVKSLDNFGALGTPPSHPELLDWLSVDFVKQGWHFKKLHRLIMTSQAYRQSSAITPEHQKSDPENRLLSRMPLRRLEAEELRDSLIFTAGQLDETRFGTPAAVEVRPDGLVTSKRSEQGWRRSVYVRHRRKEMPTFLEVFDLPQMNPNCTVRQNSTVVSQPLLLVNNKLVHDLADLFAKQVREQAGNNPEKQIETAYQLAFQRSPSPGETELALSSLKLLEQPAEKGEQKDKAAPDGLTEYCHVLLNSAEFLYID, encoded by the coding sequence ATGGTCTTTCTCAATGTACCGTCAATCGTATTCTCAGCCGAGGCACCCGCGAAATCTTCGCCGTCTTCACATATCATTTATGAAGACGCAGTCCAGCCGATTTTTCAAAAACATTGTGTGAAATGTCATAGTGAGAAAAATCGCAAAGCCGAGTTCGATTTGAGTTCAACCGCCGGTCTCCTGAAAGGGGGCGAGTCGGGCGCAGGACTGGTCGCAGGCAAGCCGGACGAAAGTCTGCTGTATGAATACCTGCACGATGGTGCGATGCCTCCCGAAGGTTCGCCGCCGTTATCAAAACAGGAACTGAAAACCATTCATCAGTGGATTCAATCCGGTTTACACTTCAAAGAGAAACCACAATCAACAACTACGGCTGCCCTTTCACAACATGATGTGCTGCCGATTCTGTATCGTCGCTGTGCCATGTGTCACGGTCCCGAATACCAGGAGGGGGGCCTCGACGTTCGATCGAAAGCCAATATGCTGGCGGGAGGCAAAGCCGGGGCAGCCGTCATTAAGGGTAAACCGGACGAAAGTCTGCTGATCAAATACATTGTCGAAAAGACCTGTCCTCCCAAAGCGGAAATCAGCCGTGCCGGCATTGAACCGATGACAGCCGAAGAGCTGACCACTCTCAAAAGCTGGATTGCAGAGGGGCTCAACGAAGTCAACGAATCCGCGGAAATCAACCTGGCCCAGGACCCGCTGGTTTCCAAAGAAGACCGTCAGTTCTGGTCTTTCCAACCGCCGCAACAGGCGACGCCCCCCACGGTGCAGCATGCGGAGCTCGTCAAAAATCCGATCGATGCCTTTCTGCTCCGAAAACTGGAAGCACAGAACCTCTCGTATTCTCCCGAAGCAGACAAACGCACGCTCATCCGCCGCGCCACGTTCGCGTTAACAGGACTGCCGCCGACACCGGAAGAAGTCAGCGCGTTCCTTGCCGATAAGAGTGACCATGCCTATGAAACATTGATTGACCGACTCCTCGAATCTCCCCGCTACGCCGAGAAGTGGGGTCGGTTCTGGCTGGATCTGGCCGGCTATGCCGACTCCGAAGGCAAACGCAGTGCTGATCTGATTCGCAAATACGCATACCGTTATCGCGATTATGTGATCCGCTCGTTCGACGAGGATAAACCCTACGATGAGTTTCTCACCGAACAACTGGCGGGCGATGAACTCGTTGACTATGCCGCTCCGAACAGTGCTACACCGGAAGTGATCGAAAAACTGGTTGCGACCGGCTTCCTTCGCATGGCCCCGGATGGGACTTCGGCCAATCCGGTGAACCGTGTTTCCGATCGGATGGAAGTCATCTCAGACGAAATCGATGTCCTCTTCCGCAGTGTATTCGGCTTAACCATGAACTGTGCTCGTTGCCACAGTCACAAATACGATCCGATTCCGCAACGCGATTATTACCGTGTGATGGCCATCTTCAAAGGGGCCTATGATGAATACGACTGGATGACGCCGCAACCGTTCAGCAATCAGTGGAAGCGGGCTCGCAGTCGTTTGTTGACGATCATTCCCGAAGAAGAACAACGGGCCATCGACGAGTTTAACGCGCCGATCGAAAAAGAGATTGCCGACGTTGAAGCCAAACTCAAAGCCAAAAAAATTGAGAAGACAGAAAAGAAAAAGCTCGATAAGCAACTGAAAGCATTAAAAGGCAAGTTAAAAACACCCGAGATGATCCGCGCCTTATGGGATCGCGGCCGTCCTTCACCGACCTACATCTATCGCCGGGGCGATGAAAACCAGCCGACGCGACTCGTGGAACCGGGGCCGCCGTCTGCGATTGCCGACGGCATTTCACCATACCATGTCGAACCGATCAAACAGACAACCGAAAAAACGGGCCGCCGCCTGGCTTTTGCCCGCTGGCTGACGCAGCCCGATCATCCACTGACCTCGCGCGTGATCGTGAATCGGGTCTGGAAAAAACATTTCGGCACCGGCATTGTCAAAAGTCTGGATAACTTTGGTGCGTTGGGAACGCCGCCCAGTCATCCGGAACTGCTCGACTGGCTGTCTGTCGATTTTGTAAAACAGGGCTGGCACTTTAAAAAACTACACCGCCTGATCATGACGTCACAAGCCTATCGGCAGTCGTCTGCGATCACTCCGGAACACCAGAAGTCCGACCCCGAAAACCGGCTTCTCTCTCGAATGCCCCTGCGTCGGCTGGAAGCAGAAGAACTCCGCGATTCGTTGATCTTCACCGCCGGTCAGCTCGATGAAACCCGATTCGGAACACCCGCCGCTGTGGAAGTGCGACCGGATGGCCTCGTCACATCGAAGCGAAGCGAGCAGGGTTGGCGACGGAGTGTGTATGTCCGCCATCGTCGTAAGGAAATGCCCACGTTCCTGGAAGTCTTCGATCTGCCGCAGATGAACCCGAATTGCACGGTGCGTCAAAATTCGACCGTGGTCTCACAGCCTTTATTGCTGGTGAATAACAAACTCGTGCATGACCTCGCCGACCTGTTTGCCAAACAGGTGCGGGAACAAGCGGGTAACAATCCGGAAAAACAGATTGAAACCGCCTATCAGCTGGCTTTTCAACGCAGCCCTTCCCCTGGAGAGACGGAGCTGGCATTAAGCTCGCTCAAACTGCTGGAGCAGCCTGCTGAGAAGGGGGAGCAGAAAGACAAAGCCGCCCCCGACGGCCTCACCGAATATTGCCACGTTTTATTGAACTCCGCCGAATTTCTTTACATCGATTGA
- a CDS encoding DUF1501 domain-containing protein: MSEISRRSFFDRMTDGLYGVALTSLIGQQALRAAEKQPFHPAPIPENLAPKRPHFTPRATSVIHLCMQGGPSQVDLFDPKPALKKFHGKTAPRELTGNAVFEKDRTGKLMQSPFEFKQHGKAGAWVSDALPHLAQEVDEMTIVRSMYNVHPNHEPAIYKMQSGQTFPGHPVFGSWITYGLGNENQNLPAYVVLADPSNRLPTNNVDNWMSGYLSPLYQGTRMKATGSPLLNLAPDYASVDQVARTKQDLLKQLDRLHQKQRPGQMELEARIQNYEMAANMQLEATETLDISQETPETLAMYGIDEKETDSFGRRCLLARRLVENGVRFVQLYTRGQIWDNHSNINKSLRTACGQTDLPIAGLLKDLRQRGLLDNTLVLWGGEFGRLPTAQITSAAKMNVAGRDHGPYGFSAWMAGGGVKRGLVYGNTDEVGYASVENRVSIQDWHATILHLLGMDHEKLVYERNGLGERLTHQFPTRVVHDIIA, from the coding sequence ATGTCTGAAATCTCGCGTCGCAGTTTTTTCGACCGCATGACCGACGGACTATACGGCGTGGCGTTAACGTCGCTCATTGGCCAGCAAGCTTTACGAGCCGCCGAAAAGCAACCGTTTCACCCGGCCCCCATTCCCGAAAACCTGGCGCCCAAACGCCCGCATTTCACGCCGCGTGCGACATCGGTGATTCATCTCTGTATGCAGGGGGGCCCGAGTCAGGTCGATCTGTTTGATCCCAAGCCGGCTCTGAAAAAGTTTCATGGAAAAACCGCGCCCCGCGAATTGACGGGCAATGCGGTTTTCGAAAAAGACCGGACCGGCAAGTTGATGCAGAGTCCGTTTGAATTCAAGCAGCATGGAAAAGCGGGAGCTTGGGTTTCTGACGCACTGCCGCATCTCGCACAGGAAGTCGACGAGATGACCATCGTCCGTTCGATGTATAATGTGCACCCTAATCACGAGCCCGCCATTTATAAAATGCAGTCCGGTCAGACGTTCCCCGGCCATCCGGTATTCGGCTCCTGGATTACTTATGGACTGGGCAATGAAAATCAGAACCTGCCCGCGTATGTTGTACTGGCCGACCCCAGTAACCGCCTGCCGACGAACAACGTGGATAACTGGATGTCCGGCTATCTTTCGCCCCTGTATCAGGGAACCCGCATGAAAGCCACCGGCTCGCCGCTGCTGAATCTGGCCCCCGATTATGCGAGCGTCGATCAGGTCGCCCGCACCAAACAGGACTTGCTCAAACAGCTCGACCGACTGCATCAGAAACAGCGCCCCGGCCAGATGGAACTCGAAGCCCGTATCCAAAACTACGAGATGGCGGCCAACATGCAGCTCGAAGCCACCGAGACACTCGATATTTCACAGGAGACACCGGAAACGCTGGCGATGTACGGCATTGATGAGAAAGAGACTGACAGCTTCGGCCGCCGTTGTCTATTAGCCCGCCGCCTGGTTGAAAACGGCGTCCGCTTCGTGCAGCTCTACACCCGCGGCCAGATCTGGGACAATCATTCCAATATCAATAAATCACTTCGCACCGCCTGCGGGCAGACCGATCTTCCAATTGCCGGTCTGCTGAAAGATCTTCGTCAGCGCGGTTTACTGGATAATACTCTGGTCCTCTGGGGCGGTGAATTCGGTCGGCTGCCGACCGCACAGATCACCTCCGCAGCCAAGATGAACGTCGCGGGACGTGATCATGGCCCCTATGGTTTCTCAGCCTGGATGGCTGGTGGCGGCGTCAAACGGGGCCTCGTCTACGGCAACACCGATGAAGTCGGCTACGCGTCGGTCGAGAATCGCGTCAGCATTCAGGACTGGCACGCGACCATCCTGCACCTGCTCGGCATGGATCACGAAAAGCTGGTTTACGAACGCAACGGCCTGGGAGAACGCCTGACGCATCAGTTCCCAACCCGCGTCGTGCACGATATCATCGCCTGA
- a CDS encoding glycerophosphodiester phosphodiesterase, which yields MKLLTLILAYCLLLNSLTATEDQKATSFLNNGVTAHRGNSSAYPENTLPAFESGIAVGADWLELDIFLTKDGKIVVTHDKTTQRVGDKNLTIADSTYAELKTVDVASDFRKRHQKTKPECPPQQMPLLEDVLKLVKRQHRTRVSLQPKADCVKEAVALVKQLKMEPWVGFNDGNLTYMTQVKQLAPAIPVFWDRGAETDIDADIKIAKQRGFEALVLNYQGITPEKIQKIKAAGLEPGAWTVNNPKLMQQLLNQGIERIYTDDPRLLLKLK from the coding sequence ATGAAACTGCTCACTCTGATCCTTGCCTATTGTCTGCTACTCAACTCACTCACTGCCACTGAAGACCAGAAAGCGACTTCATTTCTCAACAACGGCGTCACCGCCCATCGCGGCAATTCCAGCGCGTATCCCGAGAACACGTTGCCCGCTTTTGAAAGTGGCATCGCAGTCGGCGCGGACTGGCTCGAACTCGACATCTTTCTCACCAAAGACGGCAAGATCGTTGTCACGCACGACAAAACCACCCAGCGGGTCGGCGACAAAAATTTGACGATTGCAGACTCGACTTACGCCGAACTGAAAACCGTCGATGTCGCGTCCGACTTCCGCAAACGGCACCAGAAAACAAAACCGGAATGTCCGCCCCAACAGATGCCGCTTCTGGAAGACGTTTTAAAACTGGTCAAACGGCAACACCGCACCCGCGTCTCTCTCCAGCCCAAAGCCGACTGCGTCAAAGAAGCGGTCGCACTGGTGAAACAGCTCAAAATGGAACCCTGGGTCGGCTTCAATGACGGCAACCTGACTTATATGACGCAGGTAAAACAACTGGCCCCCGCGATTCCCGTCTTCTGGGACCGGGGCGCCGAAACCGACATCGACGCCGACATTAAAATCGCCAAACAACGCGGCTTCGAAGCCCTCGTCCTGAACTATCAGGGCATCACCCCGGAGAAGATTCAAAAAATCAAAGCCGCCGGCCTCGAACCAGGCGCCTGGACCGTCAACAATCCAAAGTTGATGCAACAACTCCTCAATCAGGGCATCGAACGCATCTACACCGACGATCCCCGCTTGTTGCTCAAGTTGAAATAA
- a CDS encoding ankyrin repeat domain-containing protein, producing the protein MAKKKSAPRKKQTSKKKRPQAINPFTGEPMDTIDWGDVFELVEKNKTRALKNLFEDGMTFEEFQNTYWGRLEDNEYLHRAAEQGSLPMVKLLIEQGADPDELDEVYQTPLERAFLAKKKQVAKYLFERTQSETAKQLVEDTLYPSRKPGRSLPKIDPELKQAIEEKSLKTVRALIKKGVPVNAKFKTEYKSDSTPLELAVDLNALKIAEALLSAGANPNPILKEAHPLATALFRKSPKMMSLLLEHGADPNRPGDLKKTCLMDAVDREEMQFINLLLEAGTDLNLRDAEGRQAIHFGGFLKSHRYDSQKEKKKLLHSANVTMRLIEAGANLQAETESGSTKLMKLYSEPRWGDKHQRYLDFKAAITEAGVLDTRIDDLLGLVRQNKITEVRKLIKEGVNVNHRGDLLPFAGQVTPLAMAVMCGHHKLAELLIKSGANLDAISTSFRFGVEDPNAEEPRPYNLMEEDPHYFGHGLTWVRPLGVAVWKNDPEMIQILAEANASLMLDAGQGGAPLVWAIDLAHLESVQALLNAGANPYKSKSSGADAVFYANLDHTHPKIKKLVNQAAKKFE; encoded by the coding sequence ATGGCCAAAAAGAAATCGGCGCCACGAAAAAAACAAACCAGTAAAAAGAAACGCCCTCAGGCAATCAATCCTTTTACGGGCGAACCGATGGATACCATCGACTGGGGCGATGTGTTTGAACTGGTTGAGAAAAATAAAACGCGCGCGTTGAAGAATCTGTTCGAAGACGGCATGACCTTCGAGGAATTCCAGAATACGTATTGGGGACGTCTGGAAGACAACGAATACCTGCATCGTGCAGCCGAGCAGGGGAGTCTGCCGATGGTCAAGCTGCTGATTGAACAGGGAGCCGACCCGGACGAACTGGATGAGGTCTATCAGACGCCACTCGAAAGAGCATTTCTGGCGAAGAAAAAACAGGTCGCGAAATATCTGTTTGAACGGACCCAGTCAGAGACTGCAAAACAACTGGTAGAAGACACACTGTATCCCAGCCGAAAACCAGGCCGCAGCTTGCCCAAAATTGATCCAGAATTGAAACAGGCGATCGAGGAAAAATCTCTAAAAACAGTGCGGGCCTTGATCAAAAAAGGAGTGCCGGTCAATGCCAAGTTTAAAACAGAATATAAGAGCGACAGCACTCCATTGGAACTCGCTGTAGACCTCAACGCATTGAAAATTGCTGAGGCATTATTAAGTGCGGGAGCAAATCCAAATCCAATACTAAAAGAAGCCCATCCCCTGGCGACAGCCCTGTTCAGGAAGTCTCCTAAGATGATGTCTCTCCTGCTCGAACATGGCGCCGACCCGAATCGGCCCGGCGATCTGAAAAAAACCTGCTTAATGGACGCCGTGGATCGCGAAGAGATGCAGTTCATCAATCTCTTACTGGAGGCAGGCACTGACCTGAATTTGCGAGATGCGGAAGGACGTCAGGCGATTCATTTTGGGGGTTTCTTAAAATCTCATCGATATGATTCCCAAAAAGAGAAGAAAAAACTGCTTCACTCAGCGAACGTAACAATGCGGCTCATCGAAGCAGGTGCCAATCTGCAGGCAGAAACGGAAAGTGGTAGTACCAAACTAATGAAGCTTTACAGCGAGCCTCGCTGGGGCGATAAGCATCAACGCTACCTGGACTTTAAAGCAGCAATCACTGAGGCTGGTGTGCTCGACACCAGAATTGATGATCTGCTGGGTCTGGTAAGACAGAATAAAATCACAGAGGTCAGGAAGCTGATCAAAGAGGGAGTGAATGTGAATCATCGGGGCGATCTGCTCCCTTTTGCCGGCCAGGTCACTCCGCTGGCAATGGCGGTCATGTGTGGTCATCACAAGCTGGCAGAATTACTGATCAAATCGGGTGCGAATCTGGATGCCATATCTACATCATTCCGCTTTGGCGTGGAGGATCCGAATGCCGAGGAACCCAGACCTTATAATCTGATGGAGGAAGATCCACACTACTTCGGACACGGTTTAACCTGGGTAAGACCGTTAGGAGTCGCAGTCTGGAAGAATGATCCTGAAATGATCCAAATTCTGGCCGAAGCAAATGCCTCATTGATGCTGGATGCAGGTCAGGGAGGAGCCCCCTTGGTCTGGGCAATCGATCTCGCACATCTTGAGTCTGTTCAAGCTTTACTCAATGCAGGCGCGAACCCCTACAAGTCCAAGAGTAGTGGTGCTGACGCTGTGTTTTATGCCAATCTGGATCACACTCATCCCAAAATCAAAAAGCTGGTCAACCAGGCAGCGAAGAAGTTTGAATGA
- a CDS encoding sugar-binding transcriptional regulator, translating to MTENKRKTRTYLSKEDREHVVRLVKKMLGMGKYSSDIKRAVAEEFQLSRRSVERYLKRAREEMVYRMQVEPDVHRAESYYFYRSVINNPNVHPREQLRARERMDKLLGLEIPVVVQADSDLSPAKLKAMSDEEFDALYEKRMK from the coding sequence ATGACAGAAAACAAACGCAAAACAAGAACATACCTTTCAAAAGAGGATCGGGAACACGTCGTGCGACTGGTCAAAAAAATGCTGGGCATGGGTAAGTACTCGTCTGACATTAAACGGGCCGTCGCAGAGGAATTCCAACTTTCCCGCCGATCGGTCGAGCGTTACCTGAAACGGGCTCGCGAGGAAATGGTGTATCGCATGCAGGTGGAGCCCGACGTTCACCGCGCTGAGTCTTACTATTTTTACCGCAGTGTGATCAACAATCCCAACGTCCATCCCCGCGAACAACTCCGTGCCCGCGAACGCATGGATAAGTTGCTGGGATTGGAAATTCCCGTGGTCGTTCAGGCTGACTCTGACCTGTCTCCCGCCAAACTCAAGGCCATGAGCGACGAAGAATTCGACGCACTCTATGAAAAACGCATGAAATAA
- a CDS encoding tetratricopeptide repeat protein — translation MWLIQNAPECDILATPFGLLYAKVNADAYTAGKEVWIDQLENNPENLSVLENAAKYFMLSDPDLANEALIKAQSLDQENPKWSAALGELYSLNTNTKTVKDKHSEAIKALEELENAYNHSTGLDQAALLEQLAKAALIAENTEKAKTYAELMLSQSDSEWNCENHIHHGNITLGKLALATGDVETAKQRLLKAAESSGSPNLNSFGPDMNLAKELLQKGEKDAVLKYLALCSQFWGSGKDRLDQWTKSIDREEMPSDWG, via the coding sequence TTGTGGTTGATACAGAATGCCCCCGAATGTGATATTCTGGCAACTCCGTTCGGTCTGCTCTATGCCAAGGTGAATGCAGATGCCTATACAGCAGGGAAAGAAGTCTGGATCGATCAACTGGAAAACAATCCCGAGAATCTGAGCGTACTTGAGAACGCGGCAAAGTATTTCATGCTGTCGGATCCGGATCTGGCAAACGAAGCACTCATCAAGGCACAATCTCTTGATCAGGAAAATCCCAAATGGTCTGCGGCGCTTGGCGAATTGTATTCGCTGAATACGAACACAAAGACTGTTAAGGACAAACACAGTGAAGCGATAAAAGCGCTGGAAGAATTGGAAAATGCATACAATCATTCGACAGGTCTGGATCAAGCCGCACTCCTTGAGCAACTTGCAAAAGCGGCCTTGATCGCGGAAAACACGGAGAAAGCCAAGACATATGCTGAACTCATGCTGAGCCAGAGCGACTCCGAATGGAATTGTGAAAATCATATTCACCACGGAAATATCACTCTCGGAAAGCTGGCACTTGCAACCGGGGACGTGGAGACAGCCAAGCAGCGTTTGCTCAAAGCAGCTGAATCTTCCGGCTCTCCAAACCTGAATTCTTTCGGTCCCGATATGAACCTGGCGAAAGAGCTCCTGCAGAAAGGCGAAAAGGATGCTGTGCTCAAATATCTCGCGCTCTGCTCACAGTTCTGGGGGTCGGGTAAAGACCGTTTAGATCAATGGACAAAGAGCATTGATAGAGAAGAGATGCCGAGCGACTGGGGTTAA
- a CDS encoding DUF6678 family protein has protein sequence MKNFCPRWRTRCLENGYISDWDREWVYHFSEGGYADIEWVEIKTENAAEAAIVLAALKKIHVPGEQWEHGFRIYGYVTAGQPVEYL, from the coding sequence ATCAAGAACTTTTGTCCAAGATGGCGGACGCGCTGTCTGGAGAATGGTTATATCTCTGACTGGGACAGGGAATGGGTTTACCATTTTTCTGAGGGAGGCTATGCGGATATTGAATGGGTGGAAATCAAAACCGAGAATGCAGCAGAGGCTGCGATCGTGCTGGCGGCATTGAAAAAAATCCATGTTCCCGGTGAGCAATGGGAACATGGATTTCGCATATATGGTTATGTCACCGCAGGTCAGCCTGTTGAATATCTCTAA